A window of the Desulfopila inferna genome harbors these coding sequences:
- a CDS encoding motility protein A, translating into MDLSTILGIGAAFGLMLMAILQGGPLSIFVNVPSLMIVFGGTAGNTLVNYPFSDVFDAFNVAKKTILYKEQSINNLIVQLMEFANKARKEGILALQGAMENINDEFLIKAMQMAVDGQEPETLRNMLNTEIEYIQQRHEKGANIFLSIGTYAPAMGMVGTLIGLVQMLQTMDDPSSIGPAMAVALLTTFYGAVIANVICLPMAGKLKMRSEAELLTKTLIIEGMQSILSGENPRIMEQKLHAFIAPKLRESTFKK; encoded by the coding sequence TTGGATCTCTCAACCATATTAGGAATTGGCGCAGCTTTTGGCCTCATGCTGATGGCTATCCTCCAGGGAGGACCGCTTTCGATCTTTGTCAATGTTCCTTCCCTGATGATTGTTTTTGGAGGCACCGCCGGAAATACACTGGTCAATTATCCATTCAGTGATGTTTTTGACGCCTTCAATGTAGCCAAGAAAACCATCCTCTATAAAGAGCAGTCGATAAATAATCTTATCGTTCAACTTATGGAGTTTGCCAATAAAGCACGTAAGGAAGGTATTCTTGCTCTTCAGGGAGCCATGGAGAATATCAACGACGAGTTTCTGATCAAGGCCATGCAGATGGCAGTAGATGGCCAGGAGCCTGAAACCTTGAGAAACATGCTCAACACGGAGATCGAATACATCCAGCAGAGACATGAAAAAGGCGCCAATATTTTTCTCTCCATCGGCACCTACGCACCGGCCATGGGAATGGTGGGAACGCTTATAGGACTGGTGCAGATGTTGCAAACCATGGACGATCCGTCCTCCATCGGGCCGGCTATGGCCGTCGCCCTGTTGACCACCTTTTACGGCGCTGTCATTGCCAACGTCATCTGCCTGCCCATGGCCGGCAAACTCAAAATGCGCTCCGAGGCAGAACTGCTCACCAAGACCTTGATAATTGAAGGAATGCAGTCGATTCTTTCCGGCGAGAATCCTCGCATTATGGAACAGAAACTGCATGCCTTCATCGCACCTAAACTGCGGGAATCCACTTTCAAAAAGTAG